One window of Mus caroli chromosome 11, CAROLI_EIJ_v1.1, whole genome shotgun sequence genomic DNA carries:
- the Krt28 gene encoding keratin, type I cytoskeletal 28: MSLRFSGGSRHVGIQSGSLRPPSGGAGFAGSSVAGGSVAGSGFSWALGGTLGSAPGGSHATGALGNVTGVCFMGSEGGLLSGNEKVTMQNLNNRLASYLDNVKALEEANSELERKIKTWHEKYGPGSCRGLDRDYSKYHLTIEDLKNKIISSTAANANIILQIDNARLAADDFRLKYENELTLHQNVEADINGLRRVLDELTLCRTDQELQYESLSEEMTYLKKNHEEEMKVLQCAAGGNVNVEMNAAPGVDLTVLLNNMRAEYEALAEQNRRDAEAWFQEKSATLQQQISNDLGAATSARTELTELKRSLQTLEIELQSLSATKHSLECSLAETEGNYCSQLAQIQAQISALEEQLHQVRTETEGQKLEHEQLLDIKAHLEKEIETYCRLIDGDENSCSVSKGFESGSSGNSPKDVSKTTLVKTVVEEIDQRGKVLSSRIHSIEEKMSKMSNGKAEQRVPF; this comes from the exons ATGTCTCTCCGGTTTTCTGGCGGATCCAGGCACGTTGGCATACAGTCGGGATCCCTCAGGCCGCCCAGCGGAGGCGCAGGCTTTGCTGGGAGCAGCGTGGCTGGCGGTTCGGTTGCTGGTAGTGGATTTTCTTGGGCCTTGGGAGGGACACTGGGCAGTGCTCCTGGTGGGAGCCATGCCACTGGTGCCCTGGGAAATGTCACTGGTGTTTGCTTCATGGGAAGTGAAGGGGGTCTCCTCTCTGGAAACGAGAAAGTCACAATGCAGAATCTTAACAACCGCTTGGCCTCTTACCTGGATAACGTAAAAGCTCTGGAGGAGGCCAACTCTGAGCTAGAGAGAAAGATCAAGACTTGGCATGAGAAATACGGACCGGGATCGTGCCGTGGACTTGACCGTGACTACAGCAAGTATCATCTAACCATTGAGGACCTTAAAAACAAG ATCATCTCTTCCACGGCCGCTAATGCTAATATAATTCTGCAAATTGATAACGCCAGACTGGCTGCAGACGATTTCCGACTAAA GTATGAAAACGAACTCACCCTTCACCAAAATGTGGAGGCAGACATCAATGGGTTGCGGCGCGTCCTTGACGAGCTGACCCTCTGCAGGACGGACCAAGAGCTGCAGTACGAATCCCTGAGTGAGGAGATGACTTATCTCAAGAAGAACCACGAAGAG GAAATGAAAGTCCTGCAGTGCGCAGCTGGAGGCAACGTGAACGTGGAGATGAACGCGGCCCCAGGCGTGGACCTCACAGTCCTTCTGAACAACATGCGAGCAGAGTACGAGGCCCTGGCTGAGCAGAACCGCAGGGATGCTGAGGCCTGGTTCCAAGAGAAG AGCGCCACGCTGCAGCAGCAGATCTCCAATGACTTGGGCGCCGCCACCTCAGCCAGGACCGAGCTGACAGAGCTGAAGCGCTCCCTGCAGACGCTGGAGATCGAGCTGCAGTCACTCTCAGCCACG AAACACTCTCTGGAGTGCTCCCTGGCAGAGACGGAGGGCAACTACTGCTCACAGCTGGCTCAGATCCAGGCTCAGATCAGCGCCCTGGAGGAGCAGCTGCACCAGGTGAGGACGGAGACCGAGGGCCAGAAGCTGGAGCATGAGCAGCTGCTGGACATCAAGGCCCACCTGGAGAAGGAGATCGAGACCTACTGCCGCCTCATAGATGGAGACGAGAA TTCCTGCTCTGTCTCAAAGGGTTTTGAATCTGGAAGCTCAGGGAATTCACCCAAAG atGTATCCAAAACCACACTGGTGAAGACGGTGGTTGAAGAAATAGATCAGCGTGGGAAGGTCCTGTCCTCCAGGATCCACTCCATCGAGGAAAAGATGTCTAAGATGAGCAATGGCAAGGCTGAGCAGAGGGTTCCCTTCTAG